A stretch of Cicer arietinum cultivar CDC Frontier isolate Library 1 chromosome 5, Cicar.CDCFrontier_v2.0, whole genome shotgun sequence DNA encodes these proteins:
- the LOC101503751 gene encoding uncharacterized protein isoform X2, with product MEATAAAAAARGVSLQLQTPPRKEWRAVAEHHHSARNPDDEELDNPKLGQSDERTIYEQGREHLDVDFCSITMDGTLDNDILQQQIHAVIRQRHEILQMEIELKAQMIARSEVMEMRSTFDAQLKEHANNASKFQDQLCERERTIHELERKIEEKDRELHSIKLDNEAAWAKQDLLREQNKELASFRRERDHSEAERAQHIQQIHDLQEHIQEKDRQLIELQEQNRVAQETIMFKEEQVREAQAWIARVREMDVFQSTTNQSLQAELRERTEQYNQLWMGFQRQFAEMERLHLHAIQQLQLELADARERSGTYNDDARISQINSKTNVAQYGHENGNQYDLSGANASGGNNGILTNESSDNGPPFSTPGNSSIQTDHVQGLAIAPSSLMVPHSYLPPGQVTALHPFVMHQQGVPNSVASHVPQAHVGHFHPVPTMSPLQQWQNQQAVSEGLEVPKQDVPSSSQADQNLIRSDAKFNYEMSVNGQTLHRDYLDSHAHQGQEARTVISSSSGMTQVLQLVDKDQLIASQQSLQQISSQFSDALRLNSFESNDEMKEQNPVTLSDDGSENQILLAEQASSASNASSVPSHSVSEMIQNNSADSVLSEAFASTVKTTSTTIAKAPETALLDERSLLACIVRTIPAAGRIRISSTLPNRLGKMLAPLHWHDYKRKYGKLEDFVTSHPELFLIEGDFIQLRVGAHKMIAATAAVAKVAAAAAASSPYSSYMPTVAVTPMAQSHRTKKFPSTDLNMGDNPPKLSVTQHQQSNGARFSVAGGLSNVTILSKSKDSREMNGPENSAVQSSAKVAVGNGGSLDRPSMSNASNTGPANGRSTAAVYPSRR from the exons ATGGAGGCCACGGCCGCCGCAGCCGCTGCTCGCGGCGTCTCTCTTCAGCTGCAGACTCCGCCTCGGAAAGAATGGCGTGCTGTTGCTGAACATCATCATTCCGCGAGAAACCCTGACGATGAG GAGTTAGACAACCCAAAACTGGGACAATCAGACGAGAGAACCATATATGAG CAAGGAAGAGAGCATTTGGATGTTGATTTTTGTTCGATAACAATGGATGGAACATTAGATAATGATATTTTACAGCAGCAAATTCATGCTGTTATTAGACAAAGGCATGAAATACTGCAAATGGAGATTGAATTAAAAGCTCAAATGATTGCCAGATCCGAGGTAATGGAAATGCGAAGCACCTTTGATGCTCAACTCAAGGAGCATGCTAACAATGCCAGCAAGTTTCAG GATCAACTTTGTGAAAGGGAGCGCACAATTCATGAACTGGAGAGGAAAATAGAAGAGAAAGACAGGGAGCTGCATAGTATTAAATTAGATAATGAAGCG GCGTGGGCTAAACAAGACCTTCTCCGCGAGCAAAACAAAGAACTTGCATCTTTCAG AAGGGAACGTGACCATTCAGAAGCTGAAAGAGCTCAGCATATACAACAAATACATGATCTGCAAGAACATATTCAAGAAAAAGATAGACAACTTATTGAGTTGCAGGAACAA AATAGGGTTGCTCAAGAGACTATTATGTTTAAAGAGGAACAGGTTAGAGAGGCCCAAGCATGGATAGCTCGTGTTCGAGAGATGGATGTTTTCCAATCAACAACTAACCAATCATTACAGGCTGAATTGCGAGAGCGTACTGAGCAATATAACCAGCTTTGGATGGGCTTTCAGAGACAG TTTGCAGAGATGGAGAGACTTCATTTGCATGCTATTCAGCAGTTACAGCTTGAGTTAGCTGATGCAAGAGAGAGGAGTGGAACTTACAACGATGATGCTCGGATATcccaaataaattcaaaaactaaTGTAGCTCAGTATGGACACGAAAATGGAAACCAATATGACTTAAGTGGAGCCAATGCTTCAGGTGGAAATAATGGCATCCTTACAAATGAAAGCTCCGATAATGGTCCCCCATTTTCAACACCAGGCAATTCGTCAATCCAG ACTGATCATGTTCAGGGTCTTGCTATTGCTCCATCATCTCTGATGGTCCCCCATTCATACCTCCCCCCTGGTCAAGTAACTGCATTGCATCCATTTGTCATGCATCAACAAGGAGTGCCCAATTCTGTTGCATCACATGTTCCTCAGGCTCATGTTGGACATTTTCATCCAGTGCCCACAATGTCACCTCTGCAACAGTGGCAAAATCAACAG GCTGTTTCGGAGGGTTTGGAGGTGCCCAAACAGGATGTTCCCTCGTCATCCCAAGCTGATCAAAATCTGATCAGATCAGATGCAAAGTTTAATTATGAAATGTCTGTTAATGGGCAAACTCTTCATAGAGACTATTTGGATTCTCATGCCCACCAAGGCCAGGAAGCACGAACTGTGATTTCATCATCATCAGGGATGACACAG GTTCTTCAGTTGGTTGATAAAGATCAACTCATTGCTTCTCAGCAAAGCTTACAACAAATATCTTCACAATTCTCTGATGCCTTAAGATTGAACTCTTTTGAATCTAATGATGAAATGAAG GAGCAGAATCCTGTGACATTGTCTGACGATGGATCCGAGAACCAGATACTGTTAGCTGAGCAAGCAAGTTCTGCTTCAAATGCATCATCTGTTCCAAGTCATTCAGTTAGTGAAATGATACAGAACAATTCTGCTGATTCGGTCTTGTCTGAAGCATTTGCCTCTACTGTGAAGACAACTTCAACAACCATTGCAAAGGCTCCAGAGACTGCTCTTCTTGATGAAAGGTCACTGTTGGCATGTATTGTTCGCACTATTCCAGCTGCTGGCCGAATTCGAATCAGTTCAACG CTTCCTAATAGGTTGGGCAAGATGCTTGCACCTCTGCATTGGCATGATTACAAAAGGAAATATGGAAAGCTGGAAGATTTTGTAACTAGCCATCCTGAA TTATTTTTGATTGAGGGTGACTTTATACAACTCCGCGTGGGGGCACATAAAATGATAGCTGCAACTGCTGCAGTTGCGAAAGTTGCTGCAGCTGCTGCAGCATCATCTCCTTATTCTTCATATATGCCTACTGTAGCTGTTACACCAATGGCTCAATCTCATCGTACAAAGAAATTTCCTTCAACCGACTTAAATATGGGcgacaatcctcctaagttgtCAGTAACACAGCATCAACAATCAAACGGTGCACGCTTCAGTGTTGCCGGAGGTCTGTCAAATGTTACAATTTTGAGTAAATCCAAGGATTCTCGTGAAATGAATGGTCCTGAAAATAGTGCTGTCCAGTCTTCTGCAAAAGTAGCTGTTGGCAATGGGGGAAGCCTTGACAGACCAAGTATGAGCAATGCCTCAAATACAGGCCCAGCAAATGGGAG GTCAACTGCTGCCGTGTACCCTTCTCGAAGATA G